One window of the Kwoniella dejecticola CBS 10117 chromosome 3, complete sequence genome contains the following:
- a CDS encoding 40S ribosomal protein eS19, which translates to MPGVRDISAESFIKAYSSHLKRSGKLEIPTWVDIVKTGAQKELAPYDPDWYYVRAAAVARHIYLRKHVGVGALAKLHGTTNRRGTRRSHHRDSATGVQRNVVQSLEKIGVLEAHPDGGRRISQDGMRDLDRIATAVLESERAEESEEEEEEEDEEEEEADEE; encoded by the exons ATGCCAGGTGTACGAGACATCAG TGCCGAGTCCTTCATCAAGGCTTACTCCTCCCACCTTAAAAGATCCGGTAAACTCGAGATCCCAACATGGGTCGATATCGTTAAGACCGGTGCCCAAAAGGAATTAGCCCCTTATGATCCTGATTGGTACTACGTCCGAGCTG CCGCCGTCGCTCGACACATCTACCTTAGAAAACACGTTGGTGTCGGTGCTCTTGCCAAGTTACACGGTACCACCAACCGAAGAGGTACCCGACGATCCCACCACCGAGACTCCGCTACCGGTGTTCAACGAAACGTCGTCCAATCGCTCGAGAAGATCGGTGTGCTCGAAGCTCACCCTGACGGTGGACGAAGAATCTCTCAAGACGGAAT GAGAGATCTCGACCGAATCGCCACTGCCGTCCTTGAATCCGAACGAGCAGAGGAgtccgaggaagaggaagaagaggaggatgaggaagaggaggaagccgaCGAAGAGTAA